Proteins found in one Candidatus Nomurabacteria bacterium genomic segment:
- a CDS encoding DUF805 domain-containing protein: MNTLLSPYGRINRATYWKTIIVLYVGYLLAVFLAAMVLESNVNDAAVFMAVIGLIFLAFAYFYVSLVLFLKRGRDAGNAVLWAAIGLIVPFGFIIVGILPSKKTL; the protein is encoded by the coding sequence ATGAATACACTACTTTCTCCATACGGAAGAATCAACAGGGCTACGTATTGGAAGACTATCATCGTACTTTATGTGGGCTATTTATTGGCAGTGTTTTTAGCTGCGATGGTGCTTGAATCTAATGTTAATGATGCAGCTGTCTTCATGGCTGTGATAGGTTTAATATTTTTAGCGTTCGCCTATTTTTATGTTAGTTTGGTACTGTTCTTAAAACGTGGCCGTGATGCCGGCAATGCAGTGTTGTGGGCGGCGATAGGCCTGATAGTGCCATTTGGTTTTATTATCGTTGGTATTTTACCGTCTAAAAAAACACTGTAG
- a CDS encoding ABC transporter ATP-binding protein has translation MQTPLFTTKDVELTFTSGDQVVHAVKKANIIIPEKEFTIIYGASGSGKSSLLNIISGLQKPTKGLIRFSNEDIYANTNNELANFRARQLGIVYQTNYWVKSLNVLENVSMPLYFLGYTKDGAHKIAKEALAKVNMHEYARKYPTMLSGGEQQRIAMVRAIVSDPPVIIADEPTGNLDSKNGDMIMNLLKDLRDNQGKTIVLVTHNLEYLSLATHLLEIQDGEVSEITHDAIPRKVKLILKDVQNRIASLAGETS, from the coding sequence ATGCAAACACCATTGTTTACCACCAAAGACGTAGAACTCACCTTTACAAGTGGTGATCAGGTTGTGCATGCCGTTAAAAAAGCGAACATTATCATTCCAGAAAAAGAATTTACCATTATATACGGAGCATCTGGCAGCGGCAAATCTAGCTTGCTTAACATTATTAGTGGGCTGCAAAAACCTACGAAAGGCCTCATTAGGTTTAGCAATGAAGATATTTATGCAAATACGAATAATGAGCTTGCAAATTTTAGAGCGCGTCAACTTGGCATTGTATACCAAACGAACTACTGGGTAAAAAGCCTCAATGTTTTAGAAAACGTATCTATGCCACTCTATTTTCTTGGATACACTAAAGATGGTGCTCATAAAATAGCCAAAGAAGCACTTGCAAAAGTGAATATGCACGAATACGCAAGAAAGTACCCTACGATGCTTTCTGGTGGTGAACAGCAGCGGATAGCTATGGTGCGTGCTATCGTCAGTGATCCACCTGTCATTATTGCCGATGAGCCAACCGGAAACCTGGACAGTAAAAATGGTGATATGATTATGAATTTATTAAAAGATTTGCGCGATAATCAGGGCAAAACAATCGTACTCGTAACGCATAACCTAGAATATCTTTCACTGGCTACGCATTTGTTAGAAATCCAAGATGGCGAAGTCAGTGAAATTACTCATGATGCAATCCCGCGTAAAGTAAAGCTTATCTTAAAAGACGTCCAAAACAGAATCGCTTCATTAGCCGGAGAAACGTCGTGA
- a CDS encoding HNH endonuclease, translated as MRDDVISYREMCDIENVQTLQRGMNFRLNPKYSVVLMSQRSNAQYTDRIHDDGITVEYEGHDVSRKTYTHNPKFEDQIATLPSGKPTQNGLFIKAVNNFKKGGAKPELVKIYEKILPGVWSLKGVFELIDYMQVFDNGRNVYRFILKLSKNQSINNDLGNQDIEHTRVIPSRVKQEVWKRDNGQCVLCGSSENLHFDHELPFSKGGTSLTSKNIRLLCMKHNLEKSAKIE; from the coding sequence ATTAGAGACGATGTTATTTCATATCGAGAAATGTGTGATATTGAGAATGTACAGACTTTACAGCGAGGTATGAATTTCAGATTAAATCCTAAATATTCAGTAGTCCTGATGTCGCAACGATCAAATGCTCAGTATACTGACAGGATTCATGATGATGGTATTACTGTAGAGTATGAAGGCCACGATGTTTCAAGAAAGACATATACTCATAATCCAAAGTTTGAAGATCAAATTGCCACACTTCCTTCTGGAAAACCAACGCAAAACGGCTTGTTTATTAAAGCTGTTAATAATTTCAAAAAAGGTGGTGCAAAACCTGAGTTAGTTAAGATATACGAGAAAATATTACCTGGTGTTTGGTCGTTAAAAGGTGTCTTTGAGCTGATCGATTATATGCAAGTTTTTGATAACGGGCGTAACGTCTATAGATTTATTCTAAAATTATCGAAAAACCAAAGTATAAATAATGATTTAGGCAATCAAGATATCGAGCATACCCGAGTTATTCCTAGTAGAGTAAAGCAAGAAGTATGGAAACGCGATAACGGACAGTGTGTTCTGTGTGGTTCATCAGAAAATCTCCACTTTGACCATGAGTTACCTTTCTCAAAAGGGGGCACCAGTTTGACTTCGAAGAATATCAGGCTTTTATGTATGAAACACAACTTAGAAAAATCAGCGAAAATAGAATAA
- a CDS encoding response regulator, translating into MDTTSPKKIIIVEDNMDLAEIYRTRLELLGFQCYIAYNGITALYFIQKEIPDLVLLDLMIPDISGGQVLETMRNSSWGKNIKVLVVSNLNETEAPSNLRQLGIVGYQVKANMSMDQIDKLVIDALTPDQPEPQTTTPPTIG; encoded by the coding sequence ATGGATACCACATCACCTAAAAAAATCATCATTGTAGAAGATAACATGGATCTAGCAGAAATATATCGCACTCGGTTAGAGCTGCTCGGCTTTCAATGCTATATAGCATATAACGGTATTACGGCACTTTATTTTATTCAAAAAGAAATACCAGATTTAGTACTGCTAGACCTAATGATTCCAGATATAAGTGGTGGGCAAGTACTAGAAACCATGCGTAACAGTAGCTGGGGTAAAAATATCAAGGTACTTGTAGTATCTAACCTTAACGAAACAGAGGCACCATCAAATCTACGGCAACTCGGCATAGTTGGTTACCAGGTCAAAGCCAATATGTCTATGGATCAAATAGATAAACTTGTCATAGACGCACTTACGCCTGACCAGCCAGAGCCTCAAACTACCACTCCGCCCACAATAGGTTAA
- a CDS encoding ABC transporter permease: MKKSERKSLANKSTVHPSILLSIAMSNLLSKKLRTGLTVFGIAIGIGAIFFLLSFGIGLQRLVTNQVIGNQSIKTIDVSSPNAGLVKIDDVNTNRIKEIPNVDTVGQAYYFPGSFKISGSESDGIVYGVDQPYQSLTYLNLIEGSLLGDETEKSGLIINKAALEAIGLAGKPADVIGKPIEVTIPLSNATEKAGTLNKELPIVGVIDSGSGAELFVSNTIFREAGVKNITQLKVGARNVEDVKTIRAQIESLGLETSSPVDTLNEINQVFKFLNFILIGFGSIGMVVAVLGMFNTLTISLLERTREIGLMVALGARSVDMRRLFVLEAMLLSFIGSVVGILGAYLIGRIVNTIMNVFALRRGVRESFDLFASPPLMILAMVIFMTFVGLIVVYLPARRAEKINPIDALRRE, encoded by the coding sequence GTGAAAAAATCTGAGCGTAAGTCTTTAGCTAACAAGTCTACTGTTCATCCGTCCATTTTATTATCTATAGCCATGAGCAATTTACTTAGTAAAAAGTTACGTACAGGTCTTACGGTTTTTGGCATCGCAATTGGCATAGGTGCAATATTCTTCTTATTATCTTTCGGTATCGGTTTGCAGCGCCTGGTGACCAATCAGGTTATCGGCAATCAGTCTATTAAAACCATAGATGTTAGTAGTCCTAATGCAGGGCTTGTTAAGATAGATGACGTAAACACAAACCGCATTAAAGAGATTCCAAACGTAGACACCGTTGGACAAGCCTACTATTTCCCGGGTAGTTTTAAAATAAGCGGTAGTGAGTCTGATGGCATCGTGTATGGCGTAGACCAACCGTACCAGAGTTTAACATATTTAAATCTCATAGAGGGTTCACTCCTAGGTGATGAGACTGAAAAGAGCGGTCTTATTATAAACAAAGCAGCACTAGAAGCAATTGGGTTAGCTGGAAAGCCAGCAGACGTCATAGGAAAACCTATAGAGGTTACCATTCCCCTTTCAAATGCTACCGAAAAGGCAGGAACACTCAATAAAGAACTGCCTATTGTAGGGGTTATTGACTCTGGTAGTGGTGCAGAACTGTTTGTATCGAATACTATTTTTCGTGAAGCTGGTGTTAAAAACATAACGCAACTTAAGGTGGGTGCTCGTAACGTAGAAGACGTTAAAACAATCCGAGCACAAATAGAGAGTCTAGGGCTCGAAACTTCATCACCTGTAGATACTTTGAATGAAATAAACCAAGTCTTTAAGTTTTTAAACTTTATCTTAATAGGCTTTGGAAGCATTGGCATGGTTGTTGCCGTCCTTGGTATGTTTAATACACTAACCATATCTTTGTTAGAGCGGACCAGAGAAATTGGGCTCATGGTGGCGCTTGGGGCACGATCAGTAGATATGCGTCGCTTGTTTGTGCTTGAAGCAATGCTCTTATCGTTTATTGGTTCTGTGGTAGGAATACTAGGCGCATATTTAATTGGTAGAATTGTAAATACAATCATGAATGTATTTGCACTACGTCGTGGTGTTCGTGAAAGTTTTGATTTATTTGCTTCCCCCCCTTTGATGATTTTGGCTATGGTTATCTTTATGACTTTTGTAGGGCTAATTGTTGTGTACTTACCAGCCCGTAGAGCAGAAAAAATCAACCCTATAGATGCACTTCGCCGCGAATAA
- a CDS encoding WhiB family transcriptional regulator, which produces MAKLEALGLDKPTNGWESHAVCAQTDPEVFFPKKGGSTRKSKNICLSCPVQKDCLANALIHNYEHGILGGKSAGERRALNRKAKDIIAKKTDGPI; this is translated from the coding sequence ATGGCAAAACTAGAAGCACTCGGTCTCGATAAACCAACAAATGGCTGGGAAAGCCATGCCGTATGCGCACAAACAGATCCAGAAGTATTCTTTCCTAAAAAAGGAGGTTCAACTAGAAAATCTAAAAATATTTGCCTAAGCTGTCCGGTACAAAAGGATTGCTTAGCAAACGCGCTTATACACAATTATGAACATGGTATCTTAGGTGGCAAAAGTGCTGGTGAGCGTCGCGCACTTAATCGTAAGGCTAAGGATATAATAGCTAAAAAAACAGACGGTCCTATATAA
- a CDS encoding VIT family protein: MLNNLINDTSKSKLNWLRAAVLGANDGIVSIAGLVVGVAGATSDTNVIATAGIAGLVAGALSMAAGEYISVSTQRDAEKAYIANEKKELKEHPTEQLQELTNVYKSKGLSTVTAKKVAKELTAKDALQAHLEVEFGLDEDDLTNPWHAAYASAISFTFGGLIPVIAILATPQSVRIGITFISVLIALALTGYLSAKIGNAPVRRATIRVVMGGLAAMIITYGIGVLFGVSVA; the protein is encoded by the coding sequence ATGTTAAATAATCTTATAAATGATACTTCAAAATCAAAATTAAACTGGCTACGGGCTGCAGTACTGGGTGCAAACGACGGTATTGTATCTATTGCCGGTTTGGTCGTGGGTGTTGCTGGGGCGACTTCTGATACAAATGTCATTGCAACTGCCGGAATAGCTGGGTTAGTAGCTGGGGCGCTTTCTATGGCTGCTGGTGAGTATATTTCAGTCAGCACACAACGTGACGCAGAAAAAGCCTATATTGCTAATGAAAAGAAAGAATTAAAAGAGCACCCTACTGAACAATTGCAAGAATTAACAAATGTTTATAAAAGCAAAGGCCTATCAACAGTAACGGCAAAAAAAGTAGCCAAAGAACTTACTGCCAAAGATGCTTTGCAAGCTCATCTAGAAGTAGAATTTGGTCTTGATGAAGATGATCTGACGAATCCTTGGCATGCTGCGTATGCGTCTGCGATATCATTTACTTTTGGTGGGTTAATCCCAGTAATTGCCATTCTAGCGACTCCGCAATCGGTCCGAATTGGTATTACTTTTATTTCTGTACTTATTGCATTAGCTTTAACAGGCTATTTAAGCGCGAAGATTGGTAATGCCCCAGTGCGGCGCGCTACAATTCGTGTCGTGATGGGTGGTTTAGCGGCTATGATTATTACGTATGGTATAGGTGTGCTATTTGGAGTATCGGTGGCATAG